Part of the Woronichinia naegeliana WA131 genome, GGGGACTATCCCAGTGGAACTCAAAGCACTGATAAGAAACCGTGACTTGTTGACCATAGAGCCAGACTTTAGCTGTCGGAAAGTCCGCCGCCAGAGCGAACAGCTTTTCTAGTTTTATCGAACTCCCCCAAATCCGTGGTCGTCCTCTCCCCGTCAGCGTCGGCACGGAACAAAAGGGGGCATAGGCGACGGTGGAGCAACGCACTCTTGTGATTAGATGCAAGGCGTTCTGGCGAAAACTTTTGAGCACTGGTTCGCAAGCAAAATAAGCATCCAAAATTACATAGGGCTTGCTGAATAAGTATAGAACCCTTGCCAGATAATGCTTTCAAGCATTTTAAAAACGATCAGGTGCAAGGTTATGGCCTTTGGAGGCTCAAAGCCCATGCACGTCGTTGGAAAACTGGGGGTTGAAATTGGAAACTACTCTCTGAAGTCACCATTTTTCGCCTCCTGTGGCATCTAGGTTCGTTTTGTGGACTTTTTCAGCAGACCCTACATAGAGCTTGCTGAAAAAAGCTGAAACCTTTACGGAGAAAAATAGTAGGCGAATTAAGAACCGCTAGAATGCACGAAAATAGGGTAGAATGCCTCAAAACCATTGCATTAAGAAGAGAGAAAGCAGATGTACCGAAAGCAACAGTACTCAATTGAAACACCAGAAAACTTGAAAAATCTGTTCGGCGGGCAGTTAGACGAAGAAAATCGTTGGATAGAAATGTCAAAAATGATTCTTTGGGAAGAATATGAGGAAGAATATGCAAAAAACTTCACAGAAAAAAAAGGAGCCCCAGCCAAATCATTTAGGGTACATCCCGGATAAAGTAGTACATAGAATCTGGGGTAAAATGGAAAAAAACTGATGAGCGAAAAAAGTATGTTACCGATTCCCCCAGAAGAAAAAGCACTGTTAAAACAGCATCTCACCGAATCAGCCCGTATCCTGCGCAAATATACGGAACCAGAGAAACAGAAGGACTTTGGAAGCATCGAAGTAGAAGTCAGAACCCAGATGTTAGAAATTGTGGGGCCAACAATGGGGGAGTTTTTTTTTCAGAAGGGGGAAAAAAACGGTCTGGAAACAAGCGAAAAATCAAAACCCTAGTCGGAGAAGTGGAAATAAGCCAAAAACAAGCCAGAAAACTAAAGGTGTCGCCAAAAATCGTCTTAAGTCCAGGTTTAGAGAAATGCTGTCTAAGAGCCAGTGCGAAAACATCCTACCAACAAGCAGAAGAAGATATAGAGGAGTTGATGGGGATAAAAGTAGGACATAGCAGTTTACATCGCTTGGTAGAACGGACAGAACTGCCCTTAGCTCAAGCTCAGTCAGAGAGTGCGGGGGTCAGTATAGATGGGGGAAAGATTTGTCTGCGGGGCGAGGAGAAGGAAGGGGGACAGTGGCGAGATTATAAACTGGTGAGTCTTCATGGCAATGTCTGTGAAGCCTTTTTCCAAGACCCAGAGGGCTTAAAGAATTGGAGCAATGTTCAACCTTTGTCCCCAATAGTGACCTTTTTGGGAGATGGTCATCCCGGAATCTGGAATGCGGTAGAGAGTTTCGCCACTCAATCGTGGCTGATACGACGAGAGGTGTTGGATTGGTATCATCTCAAGGAGAATCTGTTCAAAGTGGGTGGCTCTCTCAAACGGCTAGAAGCAGTGGAGCATTTACTGTGGCGGGGTTTTGTGAACAAGGCAATAGATGCGTTTGATGGAGTCAAAAGCAAGAGGGCAAAGAATTTTCAAGCCTATTTGACGAAGCATTATCAGCGTATCCCTGATTACCAATACTATCAACAGCTTGGTATTGTGATTGGTTCTGGTGATGTGGAGTCTAAGATTAAACAGGTGGGAGCTAGGGTTAAATTGTCGGGAGCACGTTGGCATCTTCATAATGTTTCTCGTATTCTTCGGCTACGATGTGCTTATCTCAATCACTCTCCTCTTTTGAGTGTCAATGTATTATCTTAAGTCTCCTCTTTTGAGTGTCAATGTATTATCTTAAGTGGGATGCACCCAATCATTTAGAATGGCATTAGGAGCATTAATTATCAAAGAAATTTCAGGAAAAAGTGACAGAGAAACAGTAGAACAAATAAAAGAGAACCCTTATTTACAGTACTTTATAGGAATGGAAAGCTATAGTAGCAAAGAAGCATTTAATGCGTCAATGATGGTTCATTTTCGTAAAAAAATAGGAATGGAATTAATAAATAAAATTAATAAAGAAATAGAAAAAAAGCGACGGGTGTAGCGTCAGAAAAAAAAGAAAATGAAGGAAAGTTATTGTTAGATGCGACTTGTACACCAGCAGATATAAAATATCCAACGGATATAGGAATATTGAATGATGCCAGAGAAAAAACAGAAAAAATAATAGATAAGCTGTATGAAGAAATAAAAGAGAAAA contains:
- a CDS encoding ISKra4 family transposase, whose protein sequence is MKTLVGEVEISQKQARKLKVSPKIVLSPGLEKCCLRASAKTSYQQAEEDIEELMGIKVGHSSLHRLVERTELPLAQAQSESAGVSIDGGKICLRGEEKEGGQWRDYKLVSLHGNVCEAFFQDPEGLKNWSNVQPLSPIVTFLGDGHPGIWNAVESFATQSWLIRREVLDWYHLKENLFKVGGSLKRLEAVEHLLWRGFVNKAIDAFDGVKSKRAKNFQAYLTKHYQRIPDYQYYQQLGIVIGSGDVESKIKQVGARVKLSGARWHLHNVSRILRLRCAYLNHSPLLSVNVLS